A stretch of Oryza brachyantha chromosome 4, ObraRS2, whole genome shotgun sequence DNA encodes these proteins:
- the LOC102706932 gene encoding PLAT domain-containing protein 3-like yields MAHKLLCFAALISMAALAAGATTSSEDTAALLLPGSTGSNQCVYTLYVETGSIWKAGTDAAIGVELYTAAGNGILIRNLQAWGGLMGNGHDYFERSNVDIFSGRGPCLGAPVCRMKLTSNGAGEHHGWFCNSVEVTVAGPHARCTRAAFNVQQWLATDAPPYHLYAERSVCGRITTTAAAAAVEKEN; encoded by the exons ATGGCGCATAAGCTCCTCTGCTTCGCCGCTCTCATTTCCATGGCGGCCTTG GCCGCCGGAGCAACGACGTCGTCGGAGGacacggcggcgctgctgctccCGGGCTCGACGGGCTCGAACCAGTGCGTGTACACGCTGTACGTGGAGACCGGGTCGATATGGAAGGCCGGCACCGACGCGGCCATCGGCGTGGAGCTCTACACGGCGGCCGGCAACGGCATCCTCATCAGGAACCTGCAGGCGTGGGGCGGGCTCATGGGGAACGGCCACGACTACTTCGAGCGGAGCAACGTCGACATCTTCAGCGGCCGCGGCCCGTGCCTGGGAGCCCCCGTCTGCCGCATGAAGCTCACCTccaacggcgccggcgagcaccACGGCTGGTTCTGCAACTCCGTCGAGGTCACCGTCGCCGGGCCGCACGCCAGGTGCACCAGGGCGGCGTTCAACGTCCAGCAGTGGCTCGCCACCGATGCGCCGCCGTACCATCTCTACGCCGAGCGGAGCGTCTGCGGCAGGATCAccacgaccgccgccgccgccgccgtcgagaagGAGAACTGA
- the LOC102707206 gene encoding PLAT domain-containing protein 3-like, which produces MAKLRFLLLVSLAVAAAFAFAATDDDGAAAAAEASDPENKCVYTIYVRTGSIWKGGTDSVIGVTLLGSDGSGVRIRDLERWGGLMGSGHDYFERGNLDIFSGRGPCMRQAPCRMNLTSDGSGPHHGWYCNYLEATVTGPHLGCAQQLFTVEQWLATDASPYRLYAVVDNCNKVKDVPGSSAADADEPRVTVL; this is translated from the exons ATGGCGAAGctccgcttcctcctcctcgtctccctcgccgtcgccgcg GCGTTCGCGTTCGCGGCCacggacgacgacggcgcggcggcagcggcggaggcgtcggACCCGGAGAACAAGTGCGTGTACACGATATACGTGCGGACGGGGTCGATCTGGAAGGGCGGGACGGACTCGGTGATCGGCGTGACGCTGCTGGGCTCCGACGGCTCCGGGGTGCGGATCCGCGACCTGGAGCGGTGGGGCGGCCTGATGGGCAGCGGCCACGACTACTTCGAGCGGGGCAACCTCGACATCTTCAGTGGCCGCGGGCCGTGCATGCGCCAGGCGCCGTGCCGGATGAACCTCACCTCCGACGGCTCCGGCCCGCACCACGGCTGGTACTGCAACTACCTCGAGGCCACCGTCACGGGCCCCCACCTCGGCTGCGCGCAGCAGCTCTTCACCGTCGAGCAGTGGCTCGCCACCGACGCCTCGCCCTACCGCCTCTACGCCGTCGTCGACAACTGCAACAAGGTCAAGGACGTCCCgggctcctccgccgccgacgccgacgagccgAGGGTCACCGTGCTGTAA